The Tenebrio molitor chromosome 2, icTenMoli1.1, whole genome shotgun sequence DNA segment ACTTCTGAAATTTGTGTTTCTTAATAACCGGTTGGTTTATTAACATCACTGACCCTATTGTGAAGTATTTGTAGTCATTtatttcagttaaaaaataaatactcatttttattatcaaatttaGTCTAGAATGCAGACTTTGGAAGAGCGTCAGTTACCCGATCGCACTCCCCATTATCATGAACGTCCCCTCGTACCGCTCCCAAACTCAAATAAAGATCAAATACATAATTGAACAATCCTTCGTACCGGACTTAAcgaattacaaaatgtttgtCGTGAACGACATGATGGTAGACATTTTGCTAATTCAAGGAATGCTGGCTGACCACAGCACTAAAAACATCTACACTGCTCCGTGTTATATCCCCAGGTACGTCTTCTACTTCCCAAGTTAACAAAACCATGACAAAGTGATTATAGATCCATACAGAAATTGTTATTGCCCCAAAGCAGCAAGTCAAACATCTCATGTATTGTAGACACGAAAATGTTGATAGTGCCAGCTAAAGACAGTGACGTATACCAATTGATGGTGGATGCGGAAAGGAAATGTGAACTGGTACCTATGAGACTTTTGTCAGAGTACGATGGGATATACCGCTGTTTTAGGTGAACTATCGGTCAAGCAAATGTCTTCAACATCTCATACAATCGAGAACCTTGAAAAGTCGTCGGCCCAGTAAACAAATGATAAATATGAGCAAATCTATACTCAAACCAGTGAACTTGACGCACTCATCTCTAACTAACCTTCATAGAAATCAAACTACTATATCACAGGTCACTTGTATGAAAAAGTGATACATTCCACTAATTATACATTTTCAGAATCCTTCTGTGCCATTCTCCTTGCGAGAGAATCAGATGGAAGGTCATTCAAAGGAAAATACAAAACTGTAATTACACATGTATTAAATGTAAGTGTTGTAAGTAGTGTAGCATTACCTTAATAAAGTTAATCATTCTTCATTTCTCTTTGGAGTACCTCTGCTGAAGCCTTATGTAATATTCTTTCGCGCCAAACATCATAATCTTCCATCTTGTCCTCCTTGTTCATCGACTTGGTTTTCAAACTTGTCTCTtataatgaaaaaaacattgttattCTTCAACATTGATACATAACATCACTTTTCATTAAGTGAAGTTGATTGTGATATACCCTGACCTCAGCTTAACTCACCTACAACCTCCATAAGTTCCTCTTGTTCAGTGCTTGCATTTTTCTTAGCTTCTTTTATTCTTGACAACCCTAAAGAAGCTGCAAATTTACCAAACTCCTCTAGCAACTCATTCCACTGAGACAATTTAAGCCGACTTATTGCCCTAAGCTGTGACTTATCTACTTTAACCCTTTTTAAcctaccaaaatttaattaaaaactccTTTCAAGAGTTCAATTAAGCATACTTGCAACTGGTGAACACTGCAGCTGCCACATATTGTGGGTGTCtaatatctttgatttttgtaTCATGCTCCTTATAACTCTGCAAAATTGTCTCGGCTGTTTCTTTGATTTCAGTGCAACTAAGCTGCACACATAACTCAGATATTGTGAGTGGTTTGTCGAGATCAAGCATTTTTTCAAGattgttcaaattgttttgatATACACCTTTTCGCAATCCTGCCAGTTTGAGCGCTGTATTCTGTAAATATATTGTCTTGacatgattaaaaaaaattataatactgACCTTATCAAATCCGACACCTAAACTGGTTGCTGCTAAGTCCAAACAGAGCACGATTTTTGCAGCATCGCTGATAGTTTTTGCGGCAGTTTTCGTATTCAAGATTCTTAAAAATGCTTCAGCTTTCCTGGAAAAATTCAGTTATTTTGGGACACCAAAAACTGAAATGTTTACTGAATCGTGACGGAGTTTCGGATGCCCAGCCGCTCCGAATTGATGAGCAAAATCTTATTAGTTGTCATTTTTCTTCGCTTTGGTAGAAATTAGTGCAAACAACGTTTAAACTTGCAGAACCGAATGAAAACAACTCAACTTTTAAAAGGAAAGAAACGTTACTCAAGGGGTCAAGGGTGCCAATCACAGGCTAGGATCACAGGTGCCAATGTTGAGTTGcgaatttataaacaaattgtattatgaaaaaattattcgaATCTAAGACGAAAAAAACATTACTTTTATGTAATATAAAGTATAAAACTGGTTAAAATCGAGTTTAGATGGGTAATGAACGTTGGTCAAtacttattatttaaaatttaaattataaattttgggcAGTTCTAGGGGAAAATAAAAGGATTTTTCTGGGGTTGGCAAAGCGGACAACAACAAACGAACACGAATGCACGAAcgtaaaataaatgtcaaacgcACGCACCGCACGGACAACTAACGGAACGGGACATCTATGGACGGGACAAACGTCATCTCATCTGGATGAACATCATTTCGTGCACCGTGCAGTTTGCAGGCATGTATGTATAGTGGGGACCCTGATGTGAAGagaacaataattatttatcaatagTGGTGAATGTTTTGCAAGGGTGAATTTTATTCGGCGTGCAAGTGTACCAGTGTTAAAAGACAGTGAATTTAAATGCGGACTGTTGTTACACGAAGACATGTCTGAAATTGACGTAATTTCATTATCGTCGGACGAAGAATGCGAAAGCCCGCCAACTAAAAGAATTAAAACGAGTAAAGGTATTAATatctgttttatttaattcaattaagtaaatttcaatttttcagaGAGCTCAAATACCATCgaggttttgaaaaaatgtatgtacttTTCTTATCATCGTTACCACAACATCTGTGTTCTCTGTGTAGAGTCTATAACATTTGAGAAAGTAAAAGAAACATGTCAAAAATTGTTCTCTATACAAACTATAATGTTAAACCATTTTCAAGTAAgtttatttgaacggtaattactaattaccaTGGGTCTACCAACAGCAGATtttaaatcatagcaactactggccagataaatttacttgaaggggaataaaccgggcctaaagTAAATGTATCacaaagaatcacatttttgcaCATAGAACATGTTGTAGCAATGATGTTACATAAATAGATTTACTTTTTAACCTCTTACAATTATGTGCATTTTTGGTCTATATGTTACAGAAgaaggtaattgttcactttaactacttctggaattttcgagTTTTTTCttgctagacagcctcagggcgttctcctagatcgtttcccaccattgaaaccttgtgcaaatgcatttttttctcttgttgtgtttcaaggtcgcgccaagtcttagtataactaaagggtaaggaaaattttcatttgcacaaggtttgactggtgggaaacgatgtagaaggacgtcctgaggctgtctagccagaaaaaacgcgaaaattccagaagtagttaaagtgaacaattacccagAAGAAAATCTATTCTATATTACTATACCTAATTATTGAACAGGTAAAAGACTTATGTCTACCGAGGTTTGCTAAGCAGTCAAgactaaaaaaagaaattacagTTTGAGGTTAGTAAGCTATTTTGGTATTACCTGcacaataagaaaaataaaacgcattttgattgaatttttatcaaaaattaatgaacgtGAGATTGTtgtcaaattgaaatttgtgtagcttttgttttgtgttatgcaaataaaacaaacaaaaaatgacattgaggcctggtttattcaccttcaagtaactttatttgaacagtaattaccatggatccaccaatagcagattctaaattATAGCAACTACTGtctagataaatttacttgaaggtgaataaactgGGCCTTAATCATTCATTGCAAAATCAACGCTTCAAAAGTTTTGTATTAAAGAATGGATCTAATTGAATAGACTGCAAGTGTTGCTTGCGCGTTCCTGCTGCCAGAGAAGTCAAGAAAAAggtaaaaaattacatatgaCCTATTTTGAAAGTGGTGTGAAGAAAAAAGTGAATAATAATCATACCGACGAGTCAGTTTTGTTGGCTTATTTACTTACAGCCCACTGACtgtatgtaaaatattattgcACAATAACCATACAAACTGGCACCTGATTAAAAAGTGCCGCTTACAATGAAAGATATCTGTCAATAAGAGTTACAGTAGGTACAGGTAATGCCAAAAAGTATTTCGCATCCtgcaattttcaattattataaattccaTTACGATTTTTCGGGGATAAGACTAGAAACTGCGCTTCATGCAGCTTCTAATACTTAAAAGGCAGATCATCGTCATCGCTTTaggaaatcatttttaaatttttactacttCACCTCTAGTAGACAGTCAAAGCTCACAAAATCGCAACCaaatgttacaaaattataatagcagattgtgtttgtttcatttattttattgattcCTATACGGTTGCTATCACAATTAGTTGGTCAGAACatactacagggttattataaatgactaTTCAattcacgaaatataaacaatattttttctataattgattcaaaaaattgaaatcaaaaattcaaatttttgaaggaactctgaagtttcaatgcagtgaccatgttgctaggtaactaataaaaaacagtgcgtgaaatgaaaaacagaaatagtcgtatgcgtgaaattgcatttcacacactgttttgtatggtttctatggtttcgatcttactaacaatgcaaaaaaaatacacgtcagaaaatgacccacttcaggcacagatagctatgcgtgaatttcaattttttgaatcaattatagaaaaacactattttttctacaaccgcttTTTAGACCTTTGCTAATAAAATTCATACGTATTTACTACAAAACGATCAGACATTCAAGTTGCCCGCTTGCGCTGGTTACTTGGTtacgaatttttgtaaaaaattttgttcgacactcagaatttgagaattttctcctatgtgaacggattttgataaatgtcaccacttgtcaaaatgaaacgtcaagctaattttacgatttggagcctttaaggggctcgtcgaacaaaaaaaggttgtattcaactcgttcgtgtgtaaattgggccttttttggcactcgtgggcctttaaaacgctcgtttcactcgcgttttaaaatgacccacgcgtgccaaaaaaggcccaatttacaaacaaactcgtcaaataatagtatattaaaagacaagtttcataagactagtcttgaagcacgaattcaagattaaaaaacgagtggcgtacacgagttattttaaagaatgagtgcttcatggtcttatgaaacgagttttttatactcaGAAGGGATGATCGTATGAACTTGAAATTTTGGTGACAATTTGATATTGGGTaagaatgattttttttcagtcaatAGCTAtcgaattacagcgataatttaattcatgtataaaaaatcccataagccgagatgcatttgtcactttgacatcggataaagttagccctaaccttgcatctggataaaatgtgcttaaacttccatggcaaactttttcgaacctgatcattgtttgttgttatgataACGACCCAATAATcttaaacattgacacagcTTGTCATAAATTGAAGTGCAAAATggccaattcaatttttcataattagatATCTacctattattttttattattcattaaattatctcatcgaattacgctcgaagtttttttcgtccaggataaaatttcattttttaaactctaatttggtttctttttggtaaattgactccacaaaccaccagataaaaaaacgagtccgaaggacgagtttttttatcgggtggtttgtgtcgtcaatttaccaagcaaccaaattatcgtaaaaaaaatctattttatccggacaaaaaagacctctcgtgtaattacagtcgataatttaattcatgtataaaaaatcccataagcggcgatgcatttgtcactttgacatcggataaagttagccctaactttgcatctggataaaatgtgcttaaacttccatggcaaactttttcgaacttgattattgtttgttgttatgataacgaaccaacaatcttaaacattgacacagcttgtaataaattgaagtgcaaaatggccaattcaatttttcataaatagctacctattattattcattaaattatctcatcgaattacgctcgaggtttttttcgtccaggataaaattccattttttaaactctaatttggtttctttttggtaaattgactccacaaaccaccagataaaaaaactcgtccttcggactcgtttttttatcgggtggtttgtatcgtcaatttaccaagcaaccaaattatcgtaaaaaaattcaattttatccggacaaaaaaagacctctcgtgtaattacagtcgataATAATCTGCAGTAGTGCAGTTATCGATAATTTATACTGGAGCAAAACTGTTGTCAACAAATCACCTTAGATACCAATTCAGTGCAAATGTCATGACCGTCAACGAAagcataaaaatttaaagaaaaatgatcgacaatttgacatgcactcGGAATATtactacatacatatttataatttagtaTGGTCCTCGAATTATCGGTTGTAATTCCACGAGAGCTCTGAAATGATCGATTTTTAACACGAAAGCTCAACTAGGTAACAACGAGTGTCACTTTGACAGTATTgattatgtcaaaatgacacgAGTGGTCACCATTTGAGAGCTTGAATGTTAAAACAGATCATTTCAAGAGCTAGAGTGTAATTCGGTTGATTATTCCATGAATgaaatacagagtgatcaacaagaaaccaaatcaagagtgctacctcatcttttgttttatcaaaacgtatttctatcatggatcagccgcttttatttacttgctgtaaacactcgttttgttagttgcctacctctcaaaagtctattattaattgcctttataaattttttgtaattcatgaataatagatttaaaagcaagttataattaatttatttattattgattaaggaaaaaacatacaattacacaaaattccttcataaggcacaatcttgagttacaaaattttaaaaataattatttttcacaattctttgttttgttgttttctgtaagtgtaaaagttattattctctcatttttgggtaattgagaacttactcgtattTTTCTAGcaatgtttaaaacatttaaattactccaaggtcaaaaaataagttttcacaaaaactgctcaaaatgttctccattgtggtccagacagaatcaaactcgcctctcataatttcaaaaacccttatgaagctgtcaatttgtttagggtaatgtgtgggttttatttcttgcaacacacaaagggaagcaaattaatatccttaaaaattttctgataagtgccataacacaatttaacttgctgtcttaaacgccttatgaaagttgagggatgttccttgataatttgtcgaacattttgcaccatttctaaaatttgaactaaggactgacctgacttcttcttaatgatggattatgatgtgctaaaattaggcactataaTTCATAACCAGTAGCATCAGGTTCGGACATCTGGCTTGAAATTCTTCGgtgtaagggggtacaaagtaaggccagtcttcattttcttgtttcaccctctttcgaaaataatctaataaaaatgccttctcgttaatggtaaaacccattttacaacttattctgggataattattgcttacaacttcaataaacgtctgtaaactttgccgaaatcgaagatttgttttctaggttaaatcacttaaattgtcaacaacaacaaccttgaattttgaaatgtgacatttcaacgaagcatctccgtaccagtggcgtcgcgtttggcaataaagatgataatttacttactcttacaaatgtaaaatgtcgctcttgttaatcttataaattgtttcccttatcttataataataataaaatgcacaattataattccaacgtctaaaattcataaggtatcattttttattaaataacgtttgagaccataaattgtctacgcccatgtttttaccgcttatgtgcatatgattttgctacgacgtgaccgataatttgcaacgcttgctctgatttggattcttgttgatcactctgtagtatcatttgacaacagtatttatttactttagcAATaggattgaaaacatctgagaaACCTACTTGAGGAATTATCACtataatccaaaaaataaagccttacgattggtcgaaaacgatgatgaatgaaataatcgctGTAATTTTCTGCTCCTTCCCTGAATTatcatatacagagtgatcacaaaaaacgccccagcttatacagggtgactgacgaaaaacctttgacgctgtatcttacttattctttatccgatttgaataaatgacacatcaaatgaaatggttcgaaaaacacttcattattatcctattcgatattttttccgacatctattttttgacagacgatagccaacttttttttttcaaattgcactatatatttttttattcgttcttataaagaatcttcttctgaatattcttacatcaaaagaaaaaacaaaaaatgtattttaaatgaaaaaaattgaaaatcaaaaatcaagtaatcaaatttgtaaacaatacaaaatctattctagttgctcaaaatttcctcaatgctgttgcagacactgtcgataccttctagaaatgcccacctttgcattcagtaaaaaaattcggggtttttcctgacatactcgcactaccttttttcttaactctttttgggtacctggtggggtcaaataaacattgtctcgaaagtttcgaatgaatataaagaaatccaatggattcaaatctggggatctagcgggccatcgaatagctccatgagcacccattcatcgttcaccaaaatgatttaaatgattttaaaatacaaaattcatgcgtGCATTATGTGGTATGGCGCCATCCTGATTAAAGACGACTctattcaacactgctaatggtatctcatccagaaaattgcttatttcgtttgataataaataatacgatattttgtttgattgagactgctatcaataaaaaagggacccactagtccattctatctccAAAGATGCCACACCACAggttaacactaaatcgtctttggaaattttcttccacagcaacattataatattattattatcaaactgaTTCGACAAATGAATACtcagagcttacttagtcatttggagcatttagaacaaacttctctcttgtttattttggtcacttgatttttaaattttgtacatttactctttaatttcttgactttttttaatgaatgggtatagttctttgcatttttatattcagaagacaaatctctacaatactgaataaaaaaaaacagaatgtgtcgtaaagacgcacgatagaagtgaaccTTTAGTATTAtagggaaacattgtaattattcatcaatcacttttaaatagcatattcacaacaaaattgtatattttaatgaaaaaaataaattataaacagcgataacactaaacaatatcgaaatgcgtaactcattgttcatttttaagcctccaaatcaaagagaggacattatcgataaatgccgtgagtgtgacaaagacagagacACTGCTCCCACTCGACCCAATTGTGTTTACctccaccacttttcgtcacacaaaaaggttgccgatcagaatttcaagaccctcctataaaaagtttcacttcaaaaatgtacagtgctatttgaaaaaaagaagctgatgttcatctgtcaaaaactggacgcaatatatttttttaatttatttagttggtattgaagtgttttcaaaattatttcatttgatgtgtcatttattcaaatcggataaaaattaagcaagatacagcatcaaaggtttttcgtcagtcaccctgtatctttcttatttgaaatgcaatttcaacGAGcggtacatcaaattaaagggttCTAAAAGTACTATAAACTGGATATAAAATATTGCCCTTAGCAACCCTACCTTGCAAGGGTCAAGGgtcaacttaatttttttaaatggcaacatcGATTCAGGTGCTCAGGAACTACTCGGAAGTTGAGGAGTTGTTAGATATTTTTGTCTGCTCAATTCCAAGTATTAGGAGTTGCTTGAAACGAACATTGGCGAACAGATCATAGCTGCTGTCTTGTACCTTGTCCTTTAAATGGGCTTCACCTGTTGGACATTgtaaagaataataataataacatctaatttttttggtacagtttaGATTCACTATGTTTTTctgagttcaaaaatatagTACACCTGTATATTGAAATGTTATTCTAACATGAGaaataaagaaatgtcaaTTACAAATACAAAAGAAAGATATGCTCCAGCTTGTATTGACGAGAGACTTCCATTTGGCGGTGGGTCGGTTATGGTTTGGGCGGGAATCTCTTCAGAAGCACGCACAGACTTGGTCTTCATACAGAATGGCTCCTGACAGCTCACAGGTACATTACGGAAGTTTTAGAGGATCACGTTATGCCTTTCATGATCACTATGGGTGAGCATGGCATTTTAATGCACGATAATGCTAGACTTCATGCAGCTCGTATTGTCAGAGGATATCTGAATGAGGTCGGAATTAGGCGATTTGATTGGCCAGCACTCAGTCCAGACATGAATCCTATCGAACATGTCTGGGATGAGTTGGGACGACGTGTCCGACGGCACACACCAGCACCAAGAACTGCCCAGGGGGTCTATTCTTCAATTTCGATTAGTTTATGTCGCACACGACATATCTCGAACGGTTGTTGTCGCACACTACAGATATTTTCTATTCTTGAATACCATGCGAAAAAATTTCTCGCATACGGAATATTGACGAGTGGTCTATGTGACAACATGGCAATTTATgaattaatttgacaaaatattTCACAGAAACCTGTAATTTTATACTTTCATGCTCGCCCAACAAATGGagcttttaaaaattgaaggcATCTATTGAAAAGGCATGTTGAAGGCgtgaattttgttccatcttgtcctacagaaactctagtggaattcgactttggttgtaaatttgtttgtcactggaaaaatagaattttgtGCTGCAGCAATAATCCTACTGATAAATGCTAATGGGGGTCATCGGTTTGGGGCTCGTAATGTTAGCTTCAATGTTACAGGTAGTGGTAGTGATATTTatgacaaaatttatttatgacttgaTGATGaaaatcttattcttcggttgttgttaaatttacaaccaaagtcgaattctactagagtttctgtagaaCTATACACGCGTTGTTAATTTTCTGTGTTTTCGATTTGTCTGTTTGCGATTCTCACCTAGGTTCACATACAAAAAAGGGCAAAAAAATGTCCATAGGCGAAGAGTGTTTGCGGTTTGTAGATGAATAAAAGGTTCCACAATACTTTCGtaaatgtttttggaaacaatTTTCAGTTATATTTGTAAAAGGACTTTGCCCGTGATAAAACTGTCGCCGCTGCCTttcaaaatcttcaaaaagtaGGTACAAATATTTCTTCATCGTTTGACTTCAGCCAAAATTTGATTGTACAATTAAATACCTTGTCAGAAATATCAACAGAATCGTCATGTTGATTGGCAACGGGCATCATTGCGCATACGACTTGCAAAAGTCGCACGCCGTTTATGCGCCCGACATGAACTCGCATGGATTTTGAGAGAGAATTGTCGCATACGAAATTCaagaatacaaaaaccaaaatttgtaCGAGAATTGACAAATGTCGCATGCGACATTTATCACTCGAAATTGAAGAATTGACCCCCAGGAGCTGAGAGAGTTGCTATTGCAAGAGTGGAATAACATCGACCAGAATGTTATccttaatttaattcaaagtATGCCTCGTCGACTTCAAACAGTCATTAACGCAAGAGGAGGGAATACACGTTACtaatgattaattaaaaaaaaaaatcaattccaAATAACAATCTGTTGAAATTCGTTAAatgtgaatttgttgttttttcagaataaatcataaaaaccaaaaaatatgCTTTCCGAATCAATattgaatattaaatttaccCTACAAAATACAGTagaatgatttacaatttgcaaatataagcgtaaaataagaaaatttcaaaaatcgtTGCAATTTTAATGTGAcctaaattttttgctcgccaGTGTATAAAGAACAGAATGAGGAGTACCTCTTGGAGGAAATTCAGCAATTAACTTGAACAGAAGATACTTGGCAAACTTCCTCTGAAGCGACTCTAAAGCATGAACACCTCTTCGATAGATCGGCGACCATATGTACAACTGAACAGTACTCCAATTTAGATCTGACCAAGGTAAAATAAAGTGCCCTTAAGCAACTCTCAGACCTGAATCGTTTGCACGATCGAAAGATGAAGCCTAAAGTTTTGACTGATGATGCCACAATAATATGTATCAACATGTTCGTTAAAGGTGAATTGAGCGTCAAATGTAACGCCTAAATCCTTGAAAGTGAAACACCTAATCAATGAAGCATTCCCAATTCTATAATCGAACATAAGCGGCTTGGTCTTACGAGAGAACGAGAGAATGTAGCATTTGTCACGAT contains these protein-coding regions:
- the Orc6 gene encoding origin recognition complex subunit 6 gives rise to the protein MTTNKILLINSERLGIRNSVTIQKAEAFLRILNTKTAAKTISDAAKIVLCLDLAATSLGVGFDKNTALKLAGLRKGVYQNNLNNLEKMLDLDKPLTISELCVQLSCTEIKETAETILQSYKEHDTKIKDIRHPQYVAAAVFTSCKLKRVKVDKSQLRAISRLKLSQWNELLEEFGKFAASLGLSRIKEAKKNASTEQEELMEVVETSLKTKSMNKEDKMEDYDVWRERILHKASAEVLQREMKND